A window of the Lolium perenne isolate Kyuss_39 chromosome 7, Kyuss_2.0, whole genome shotgun sequence genome harbors these coding sequences:
- the LOC127311446 gene encoding uncharacterized protein has translation MDKILAFSIMSSSPAEISGAGYATRLSWRSGGAKQHQQQQEEKVEQSSPPEKKPVARAPRFAPEFDGIDCFESIVPF, from the coding sequence ATGGACAAGATCCTTGCTTTCTCGATCATGAGCTCGTCGCCGGCAGAGATCTCCGGGGCAGGGTACGCCACGCGGCTGTCCTGGCGGAGCGGCGGCGCGAAgcagcaccagcagcagcaggagGAAAAAGTCGAGCAGAGCTCGCCGCCGGAGAAGAAGCCTGTGGCGCGGGCGCCGCGGTTCGCGCCAGAGTTTGACGGCATCGACTGCTTCGAGTCCATAGTTCCCTTTTGA